In Corylus avellana chromosome ca8, CavTom2PMs-1.0, the genomic stretch TGTACTGTGGTCCCGCAGTGTACATCCTCACTTacagacaagagcgtacgtacggtggtccctgGGCGTACGTCCGGTGAAAAAGTctaaaattcccaaaatgctCTTCTAGCTGttcttagtgacccaaagttcaaattaaccctctaactaagctacctaagcttaattaattatttgggtcactacaaagAGTATATGGGACAGTGGCGGTGATACGCTTAGTGAGATGATTGGGATTCTTCACttgatttatcttctttaaGAGTAGACCttgatgtttaatttttaatttaggattTAAACTTGGTTTGTGATATTTAGCCATTAGACTTGTGTGATCGGTCTGACACCGGGGCTTTGTTGATTATCTTTATCTTGTGATGTTTTCTTAGTTTGTTTGCCAAGTGTATATCATTGTGGATATACATTTATAGCTTCAAagtattagatttttttttttttttttttgccttgtAAGAACTCTGATAAGGGCGAAAGACTCCCTGGTTTTATTAAGAATTTGACAAGAAAGTGTATGTTGAgataattaccagttaattatttttttttgggtattacaCTGATAGATAATATTGAATATTGTGATCAATATTTATTTGGAAACTCTGTATTTACATTGACGATGGTAAATGAtattgttgaaaatattttagtttCATCTCATCATTCTTTTCCGCTTTCCACTATATGATATTTTGATAGTTAGTGTTGAAGATAATAAATCTAGCTAATAAGTTAATTAGTATGAAGGTATTACAAGTAACACTCtaagttaattattttaattaattaattttaagggcgttaatattttttgaatttttttttttttaaaaaatttataaagatatttgtctttttgagaatttttaaacgatatttttatttgtttcaaaggATAAAAAAGGTGTAttgcaattatttatttatttatttgataattttaaaggcATTGCTCAGattaaaagtttggagagtatattctttgattttcttaCCGCCAGGCCCATTTCGACGTTTTAACTATAGACGCTACAGATAACGAATTTTGCGTTAGATCTAAGAGAGGAAAACCCCATCACACTCTCGgagtttgttttttcttcagaCAAAAGCAATTGGCACCGAACTGGAACCACCATTAATCACGAAGACGACTGCCATTAGATCGAACCGAGCCAAATCGAGGTGCGCTTTCATTTCATCGATTCAATCATCACTGTTTTCGTTGTTTCGTCAATCAATCTGGTTTCGGTGTTCCGTGAATcgaactgttttttttttcttttttttttttttcatttgctttttctGTTTTGGAGGTTTCGTTTGGTTCGGTGTGTCAGTAGAGTccgaaattagggttttggatgGTAGGAAATTGGACTCGGATTCTTTTTAAACGTTCTGTTTGGTCGTTGGGAAAATGCACGAAACTTGGGTTTTTGAATCTTAGGCTATCGTAAATATCTACTGCTGATTGAGCCGAATAAGGCAGCTCTTTGTTTTACTTGGTCGAGGTGAGTTTCTCAGTTTCTGAACACAACATGAAACTTGAGTTctagaattttcttttgttttctctgcgACCAAATGAggatattatttcattttgataaGCTTATTTCTTCACTTATTTAGTGATTATTTGTggtcttatttattttattgaatatatttatttttttggtctggGCATGGTAAAGAGATAGTGTCTCCAATGGTGATTGGGCCTTGTGGGTGGTTGTGATTCGTGTGGAGAGTCAGTGGGGAACAAGGACCGAGTGGACCAGATGGACAAGAACAAGAACCGTACCGATCTGCTCGCCGCAGGCCGCAAAAAGGTCTTTTTGGTttgctttgtttatttattctACATAGTTTGGAATTTCCAGATTTGAAACGGTTGATAGTTGTtactttctgtttggttgcgGAGTAATTgtaggaaaataaaagagataggTTTGAATCATTCTGTTCTACGATATTGAGTTCCTAATCAAATTGGACTTAACTTTCGGTTGGATAACTGTATACTGTATAAGGTCGACTGAGCTGGTTACTTAGTTTAGGGAACTTGAACAAatgaaaattagggttttaatttttattttctacaaTTTCTTTTGGTACTTCAGCAAGACAATAGAGCACTTACGCTTTTGATGATTTTATGTCTGGTGTGATTAGACGTGGGTACTTGAGtcattgtttgtttgttagGATAATAGAGCTGAAGTTACGCAAATACAAGTTTGAATAGTACGCATTTTGCTTATGCTTCTTAGAACTGGGTAAATAAACTTGCTTGGCTTGAACTTTTTGTTCACTCTCTAGGAGCTGGAATTTATGCTTGTTTCCGATTCCCTGGCGTTTTAGCAGCCAAACAGTAGTGTATATGAGTGATTAGAGATTTTTATTCTGAGTTTTAATTTTCTATGATCAGCTTCAACAATTTCGTCAGAAAAAGGACAGTAAGGGCAGTGTCACCCATGGAAAATcctcaaaaaaatttggtaaatCTGAGCAGCATGAAGCTGATGCTGATGCTGATGCATCTTCCACTACTCCTATACCAACAGCATCATCTCAGGTTACTGAAAGGAAAATTGCACCTCATGATGCTCCAGATCTGGCAGTTGTTGATTCATCAGTACCACAATCAATGGGGGTTGGTGAGCCTAATACGTCCTTGATGCATTTGAGGGAAGATCAGGTAACAGATGTAGGTTGTGCCCTCCTCTTGATACTTGTCTCTTAATATAATTTAGGAATTATCTGAGAAATAGTTTGAGCAGGCTAGGAAAGATGGCGTGTGGATCTGATTTATAGTTATATTCTCATTTGTTGCTGGGTAGGGGCAATGCAGGAAGCTGATGGTTTGGATTTGAGGCAAATTGATCGAAGCAATGGAACAAAGCTTGAAGGAGACGGGCACCTTCCTATGTCTGAGCATGGTGAAAGTTCTGAAACTCTTTCAAGGATGGCTTCAGTAGAGACTTGTGTGGAGGAGGCATCCTGTGAAGCGGAGCAAACTGGTAAGTCAGGAGAAGTGTCTGCATCTGGCGGTGCAACCTTGTCAGATGGATTTTCAGCTTCTGTTTTGGCTTTACACGGGGCAGATCGAAACAATGAAATAGATCTTGAAGGTGACAGGCCGCTTCCTTTGTCTGAGCATGGTGAAATTGCTGAAACTCTTTCAAGAATAGCTTCACTAGAGACTAGTATGGAGGAGGCATCCCATGAAATGGTGCAAATTGGTGAGTCAGGAGAGGTATCTGCATCTGATGGTGGGACCTTGTCAGCTGGATTTTCAGCTTCTGTTTTGCCTTTGAACGAGGCAGATCGAAGCAGTGAGGTAGAGCTTGAAGGATATAAGCAGCTTACTTTGTCTGAGCATGATGAAAGTGCTGAAACTCTTTCAAGGATACCTTCTGTAGAGATTAGTGCGAAGGAGGCATCTATTGAAGCAGAGCAAATGGGCGAGTCAGGAGAAGTATGTGCATCTGACAGTGTGACCTTGTCAGCTGGATTTTCAGCCTCTGTTTTGGATTTGAACAAGGCAGATCGAAGTAGTGAAATAGAGGCTGAAGGAGACAGGCAGCTTCCTTTTTCTGAGCATGGTGAAACTGCTGAAACTCTTCCAAAGATTGTTTCAGTAGAGACTAGTATGGAGGAGGCATCTCATGAATCAGTAGAAGTACCTGCATCTGGTGATGCGACCCTGTCAGATGGATTTTCAGCTTCTGTTTTTACTTTGAACGAGGAAGATGGGATTTCAGCTGTTAATCCTGCCATGACGAATCGGCAAAGAGAAGAAATAGTGCCAGGTTCATCTTATGAAGAAAACTCTGACATGCTTTTTCAGTCTGGTGACTATGGACAAGGCAGGGAAGAAAAGGCTCAGGCTGTTACTGATGGGAGGACAGCTGCAGAAGGATATGATCTACAATATTTGCCAGATGGATTGTTTACACGTGAGAGTAAAATCCTTGAAAGACCTTTTGAAACTGAAATGGCAAGTTCGGCTGGAGCACAAACTGTGTCTCCTGTTGCAGATGCGAGCGCAATCAGTCTCTCTCAGCTCAAGGAAGTGATAAGCAGACTTAATGAGGAAGAATTTAGGTTTTTGCTCAAGTCAAGAGAATCAGTTTCTAATGCAGAGTTGGGGACCTGTAGTTTGATTTTTGCAGAAAGTGGATTTATGGATTTACTGCAGAGACTCAAAGAAGAATTATTTCTCACACATTTTACAAAAGATTTCTTTCACTTGCAACTTGCTGAACAGTCTGAGCAACAAATGGAGTTAGATCATCAGTGTCATCAGTTGGTTGATGAAATATCTCTGCTGAATGCTTCACTTGATGAATTTCGTGAGAAGAATCAATTCCTTGCTGAAGAGTTTGCACAGTGCAGATCTGAACTTCAGGTTGTTACTAGTGGTAGGGTGGAGCTCGAAGACCAATTTCGTATAGCAAAGGCAGAGGTTGAGGACTTATCTTCTAGAGCATGTGGTTTGCAGAGTAGTTTGGAGAGGTCAGAAAGGGATTTGTTGAGCCTGTCAACAGAGTTGGCTGACTGCAAGAGCTTGGTGGCAGATTTACAGGTGGAAAATACGAATTTGGATGGGACCGTTGTGTCTGTgactgaagaaagaaagaaacttgtGGAGGAAAAAGAGTTTTTATTCCATGAGAATGTGAAGCTCTCAAAAGAGTTAGCTGACAGCAAGAATGTGGCAGCAGCTCTACAGTTTGAAAATTCCAACTTAATTGGAAGTCTGTCTTCAGTGACAGTGGAGAGAAAGAAGCTTGAAGAGGAAAAGGAGCATCATTCCCTTGAGAATGAGAAACTATCAATAGAATTGGCTGACTGTAAGGGTTTGGTGGCAGCTTTACAGGTAGAAAATACCAACTTAAATGGGAATATTGCTTTGGTAACTCAGCCAAAAAGCAAACTTGAAGAGGATAAGGAATATCTAAATCTTGAAAATGAGACACTTACATCCAAGCTTCTTGCTCTTCAAGAGCAGTTATCTGCACAACATGGGGAACGAAAGAAGTTTGAAGTTGACCTGAAGGAAATGACAATGCAGCTTGAACAACTCACTGAGGAAAATTTTCATCTTCATAGCAGTCTGGTCATATTCAAAGCTACAATAAGAGAGATAGCTAGCTGGCAAACCCAAATACCCTGTCAAGCTGGGGAAGCTGGTAATGAAATAAGTCTGGAAGTACGAAGTAGAGGCCATGAAAGTGGAGCAGATTATGATTCTCACCAGATTCGTAGGAAGCAAGATGGTGAAGTTTATTCTCCTGTGTTGGAGAAGCCCGTATCTGACGGCCTTGCAGTAGAACCACCACTCGAACAGGAAGTCTCTGATGATTCTTATAGCTTTTTTGCCTTAAAGAGACATGTGGAGGAGGCAGAGAAAATATTGCACAAACTTGAAAAGGCAGTTGAGGGGGTGCATTCTCATGCAGCCTCCTTTAGCAGGTCAGCTGGTAAAGGTTCCACACCTGGGGTATCGAAACTGATTCAAGCCTTTGAGTCAAAGGTGCATGTTGATGAAAATGAGGCAGAGGAGAGGGCTTTGACTGAAAATCAATCTCCAGCAGATCCATTCATGGTAACAAAAGAGCAAACTGGAATTTTGAGAGCATTGCTTAAGCAGTTAGTACTGGAAGCTGAGCATGCCACTGTACTGCTTAAGGAAGAGCGAGATCAGAGGAATATTGCTGATGTCATATTCAGGGAGCTTAGGGATGAACATGAAGCTGTAAAGGAACACAGCGACAATTTGGAAGCAGCCAATATTGAGCTTGGGGTTTTGTATGAAGCTTTAAAGCAACATGTTGGCTACATTGAAGCAAGGAATGGTGAGCTTGGGGTTCTCTATGAATCCTTAAAGCAACAAGACATTAATCTCAAAGCAGAAAACAGTGAGCTTGGTGAAAAGTTACGAGGGTACCAATTGAGAATCAGTGAATTGCAGAGTCAATTGTATGATTTACAGCAGGGTTCAAATGAGGCGACTTCTGTCATCAGCAATCAGTTAGAAAATTTACAGAAAGAAGTGGCTGAGAGGGTATTGTTACTTGAGCAAGATTGGAATTCTACTGTTGCTCAGATTCTTGAAATTGTTGGGAAGCTTGATGACTCAATTGGGGAATTTTTCCCCTCTACCATCTCAATTGGCACTCATGGTGGCTTGGATATAAGCAGCCGCGTTGCTGCTTCTGTTAATGCTGCCACCAAAGTGATTGAGGCTCTGCAGGGGGAACTCCAAGCTGCTCAGACAAACCATGAAGCAATCTGTACTTCGTACAAAGAATTGAATGAGAAATGTGATGATTTGCATGGAAAGAATGAATTGGCAAATGGTATATTGCATAAGATGCAAGGTAGACTGATGGAACTTGTCATCAGTTCATGTGGATCTGGGGAGGAAAGTGAGAGAAACATACCAATTGAGAAGGTGCTTGATCCTTTAGATGATAGTAAATACATGACCCTATTGGGACAAATGGAGAATTCTTTAGATGAGAAGCGGCAACTTGAGTCTGTTAACAATAAACTCACTGCTGAGTTGATTAATAGAGTAGAAGAATTTGAGGAACTGAAGAGAAGATGCCTTGATCCTAATACTGTTCATAAGTTAATTGAAGATGTTGGAAGTGTGCTAAAACTGGAAGAAGCTGATATTAACTTGGATAGAACACCTGCTTTGCATTTGGAGTTGTTGGTGTCTCTTCTTGTTCAGAAATTTAAAGCGGCCGATGTGGAGGTTGGCTTGTCCAAAGAAAAGTTTGCATCTAAGGTGATGGAAATGACTGAATTGCAGGATAAGATCCATCAGTTAGAAGCCTCGACCTTTGAGCATGAAAACGAAATCCTTATTCTTAAGGACAGTTTGCGCCTGTTGGAGGAAGCCCTAATTGCTGCACGTTCTGAGTTACGAGACAAAATAAGTGAACTTGAACAGACGGAGCAGCGAGTATCTTCTATTAGAGAGAAACTTAGCATAGCTGTTGCCAAGGGGAAAGGCTTGGTTGTGCAGCGAGATGGTCTCAAGCAGTCCCTGGCTGAGACTTCTAGCGAACTGGAGAGATGCTTGCAAGAGCTACAGTTGAAAGACTCTAAAATCCAAGAAGTTGAAACCAAACTTAAGACCTACTCAGAAGCAGGTGAGCGCGTGGAAGCTCTGGAATCTGAGCTTTCATACATTCGCAACTCAGCAACTGCATTAAGAGAATCATTCCTTCTTAAAGATTCTGTCCTTCAGAGAATAGAAGAGATTTTAGAGGACCTAGATTTGCCAGAGCATTTTCATTCAAGAGATATAATTGAAAAGATTGATTGGTTGGCAAGGGCAGCTGCTGGAAACTCTGTGCCGCTGCTAGAAGAGATTGGTTGGCAAGGTGAGAAGAGTTCTGCAGGAGGCGGTTCATATTCTGATGCTGCTTTTGTTGTTTCAGATGCTTGGAAAGACGATGTACAGCCAAGCTCAAGTTCAGGGGAtgatttgagaagaaagtttgAGGAGCTTCAAAATAGGTTATATGGGTTGGCTGAACAAAATGAAATGCTCGAACAATCATTAATGGAGAGGAACAACTTAGTGCAGAGGTTGGAAGAACTTCTGGACAGGATTGATATGCCTTTGCCTTTCCGGTCTGTGGAACCAGAGGATAGGATTGAGTGGTTAGGAAAAGCACTTTCGGAAGCTCAACATGATAGAAATTCGTTCCAGCAGAAgattgataattttgaaaactatTGTGGATCGTTAAGTGCTGATTTGGAAGACTCACAACATAGAGTATCTGACCTTGAGGCAGACCTCGAAGCAGTTACCCAAGAGAGAGAGCACCTGTCTGAAAGATTGGAGATTCTGACTAATGAACATGAAAAACTTTCATCTAAGACAGCTGAGTTTGAACTTGAGAAGAAAAGGCTTCAGAATGAAGTTGATGGTTTGAAGGAGAAGTTGATTGAGAAGCTTGGTAATGAGGAGCAAATTGCCAGCATAGAAGGCAAAATAAGAAGATTGCAGGATTTGGTTAGTGATGCTTTGCAAGAATCTGGACCAAAAGATCTGGTTTCTGGTAGTGATATCCATTGCCTGGAGGAATTATTGAGGAAGCTTATAGAGAATTATGGAATTCTTTCTTCAATGAATCCTGTGCTTGGGGATGTGGCTGACAGACAGCATGCTGAAAATGCCGATGCTACACTTGCTGAAGCAAGAAGCATAGATACACTTGATTCCAGGGAACCAAATATAGCTGTTCTGAAGAAAGAACTAGAGGAGGCCATGTGTGAGTTGGTGCATGAGAGGGAGGAGAAGGATAGATATATGGACAAGCAGCAATCTTTGGTTTGTGAAGTTGAAGCTCTCAGTAGAAAAAGAGATGAGTTGCAAGAGTTACTCAGTCAGGAAGAGCAGAAGTCAGCTTCTGTGAGAGAGAAGTTTAGTGTTGCAGTTAGGAAAGGAAAGTCACTGTTGCAACAGCGGGACGGTCTGAAGCAAACCATCGAAGAAAAGAATACTGAAGTGGAACATTTGAAATCTGAGATTACCCACCGGGAAAATGCTCTTGCAGAGTATGAACAGAAGTTCAGGGATTTATCCACTTTTCCAGGAAGGGTGGAAGTCCTAGAATCTGAATGTTTAGTATTGAGGAATCAATTAACAGAAGCGGAGCACTATTTGCATGAGAAAGGACATGTTTTGAGCATGCTTTTAAATACTTTAAATGGCATTGATGTTGGCGATGATGTCAGCAGTGGTGACTCAGTTGAGAGGTTGGAACTACTTGGGAAACTATTCAGTGATTTGCGGTCAGCTGTGGCTTGTTCAGACCAGGAGTTGAGGAAATCTAAAAGAGCAGCAGAGCTGCTCCTTGCAGAGCTGAATGAGGTTCAAGAGAGAAATGATGTTCTCCAAGAAGAGCTAGCAAAAGCTGCCAATGAAGTTGCAGAGCTTACCAAGGAAAGAGATTTGGCAGAGGCTGCCAAGCTTGAAGCTATTTCACGGCTTGAAAAGTTATCTACTGTTCGTTctgaggaaagaaagaaccaattATCTGAATTTATGGGAATAAAATCTGGTCTGAATCAACTCAGAAAGGGCTTTCGTGATGCTAATTATTTACTAGCTGATGTTTTTTCCAAGGACTTGGAATATTTGCACAATCTGGAGGTTGGTATTGAGTCATGTCTGAAAGCAAACAATGGTGAGCAGGTTGCTGTGCCACTTTTCAGAGGATCTGATGCCATTATATCCAGCTCTTTAGATAACAAGGTATTATTCATGCttatctatttgtttttgtgtattTTGCACACATTTAACTACTGGTGATCTTGTCTCGTCTATGTAGAAATCCTGTCTTTGGTTTGTCTTACACAGATTCTAAACTAAAACATGTTTGCAGGGAATATTTTGTTTCATGTTCGTTCTTGAAAATTTTTGCTAAAACTACAATTCTTTGGGATTTTTGTGGCCTTTTTAGATGCATTTGCAGTATAGCCGCCAAGTGCTTGCATACATTAATGTGTGCATGACTGATTGACATTTAACAGTTGTGGGTGATTGTAAGTCCTTTCTGCAAGTTTTCTGGCTGAGGTTTTTGCATTGGGATTTGGgaataaaaaaagtttatgatCACTATCGTACTGTCACTTTATATTGTATAAAGCATTGTACTGactctttaaattaaaattgcTATGAGACCTCAATAATCAATATATGTTCAGATTACCATAGTTAAATTAGTATAAAAGGTGAGTATTGTGTGCTCACTGCTTTTGATGTATATTATAGTCATGAGTGTGTCACCTCAAGATATGTTTTTTGTCCTGGACAAGCTTATTCTGGAAACATAAACTTTCTGGTTGATACATCCCTATACAGCTTAAGTCGCTAGTGGCCTTGTCCCATTGTTGGCCATTGAAGAATTTTGGAgcaagtttaatgttttcttgcGCAAATAATTGAGTAGTGTGTAGTAGTCACTACATATTAGATAAAGTTAACTTTTGTTTATTCTGAAATTTTTCTGGTATGATATAGAAGTGATATTTGTAATTGCTGTTCTATATTGTTTTATctattaaaatttgagaaaatcaGTGTTACCATGTGGTGAATCAGGCGCAACTCTGCCTAGGGGTGGACCCTCACACTATGAAAaacattatttaattactaAGTTGCCCTTATTTCTGTAGTCttatctggaaaaaaaaaatgttttgcatTTGATGATCAatgttgttttggttttaaaaaagaaaaaagttgagaagCTCAGCCAAATTACCTTTCCCTTAAAAGTAATGGGAAGTATAACTTTAAATAATAAGTATCCCTTgttctacttatcaaaaaaaaaaaaaaaaaggtatccCTTGTTCCTATACTCTTATAATCTTATCACCACTTGAAATCTGCTTAAAAGGGGTAAAAGAAAGTCCTTTCTTTTCCCATCAAATTGTTTGTTGCTGAATTgtagaatatttttattgatgattgtTTCTTGCAAAATCTGGAATCTCCTTGCTTTTCATTGAGAGGAAGTGCTCTTTCAAATTTGAacaaagatttatttaatttgtgcCACTTCCTATATGTCAATATGGgattttgttgttcttttgtaCCAAAAGAAACCACATCTTACTTGTCACATTGATTatctgtttgtattttttttttctttgaatatattaaaatactCCTAGTAAGTCCAGATATTTGAAGATTTCTTATGTGGAATTGATTTCTTCATACTCCTTTAACTAAAGAAAGAGAATATCTTAGACTTATATCTTAATAGCATTAGATGTTTCACTTACAAGCTCAGTACTTATTAAACATATACTGATATATTCTTGTTAAGTCTTTGCTTCAAGTCATTTTAGATGATTTTGCATTGACTTTCAGTTTTGCTGTACATCTTTCTATAAAACTGGATAAAATAGGTGGACACAAGCGACatttctaataattttatttttgttaagaaTTTTATTGAATATAATAGTACGAATCATTCTCCATGGTAGCttgtttccttttgtatttaattGGTCATTGAAtgtattattcattttttctatcCACTCTGAATTATCTTGTTCAGGAAATGGATTCTTGGTCAGACTCCGAAAGACATGGGCATTTTGACGAAAATGTTGTATTTGAATTGTGTCATTTTGTTGCACATCATCTACATGAATTCCTGACAGAAATTGGCgatcttaaagaaaaattatccaAGCACTCAGTGTCGTTACATGAACAAGATAGCAGTCTATCTAAATTAGTGGCGATTGTTCATGGAGAGATGACTTC encodes the following:
- the LOC132189136 gene encoding trans-Golgi network-localized SYP41-interacting protein 1 isoform X1 — encoded protein: MDKNKNRTDLLAAGRKKLQQFRQKKDSKGSVTHGKSSKKFGKSEQHEADADADASSTTPIPTASSQVTERKIAPHDAPDLAVVDSSVPQSMGVGEPNTSLMHLREDQVTDVGAMQEADGLDLRQIDRSNGTKLEGDGHLPMSEHGESSETLSRMASVETCVEEASCEAEQTGKSGEVSASGGATLSDGFSASVLALHGADRNNEIDLEGDRPLPLSEHGEIAETLSRIASLETSMEEASHEMVQIGESGEVSASDGGTLSAGFSASVLPLNEADRSSEVELEGYKQLTLSEHDESAETLSRIPSVEISAKEASIEAEQMGESGEVCASDSVTLSAGFSASVLDLNKADRSSEIEAEGDRQLPFSEHGETAETLPKIVSVETSMEEASHESVEVPASGDATLSDGFSASVFTLNEEDGISAVNPAMTNRQREEIVPGSSYEENSDMLFQSGDYGQGREEKAQAVTDGRTAAEGYDLQYLPDGLFTRESKILERPFETEMASSAGAQTVSPVADASAISLSQLKEVISRLNEEEFRFLLKSRESVSNAELGTCSLIFAESGFMDLLQRLKEELFLTHFTKDFFHLQLAEQSEQQMELDHQCHQLVDEISLLNASLDEFREKNQFLAEEFAQCRSELQVVTSGRVELEDQFRIAKAEVEDLSSRACGLQSSLERSERDLLSLSTELADCKSLVADLQVENTNLDGTVVSVTEERKKLVEEKEFLFHENVKLSKELADSKNVAAALQFENSNLIGSLSSVTVERKKLEEEKEHHSLENEKLSIELADCKGLVAALQVENTNLNGNIALVTQPKSKLEEDKEYLNLENETLTSKLLALQEQLSAQHGERKKFEVDLKEMTMQLEQLTEENFHLHSSLVIFKATIREIASWQTQIPCQAGEAGNEISLEVRSRGHESGADYDSHQIRRKQDGEVYSPVLEKPVSDGLAVEPPLEQEVSDDSYSFFALKRHVEEAEKILHKLEKAVEGVHSHAASFSRSAGKGSTPGVSKLIQAFESKVHVDENEAEERALTENQSPADPFMVTKEQTGILRALLKQLVLEAEHATVLLKEERDQRNIADVIFRELRDEHEAVKEHSDNLEAANIELGVLYEALKQHVGYIEARNGELGVLYESLKQQDINLKAENSELGEKLRGYQLRISELQSQLYDLQQGSNEATSVISNQLENLQKEVAERVLLLEQDWNSTVAQILEIVGKLDDSIGEFFPSTISIGTHGGLDISSRVAASVNAATKVIEALQGELQAAQTNHEAICTSYKELNEKCDDLHGKNELANGILHKMQGRLMELVISSCGSGEESERNIPIEKVLDPLDDSKYMTLLGQMENSLDEKRQLESVNNKLTAELINRVEEFEELKRRCLDPNTVHKLIEDVGSVLKLEEADINLDRTPALHLELLVSLLVQKFKAADVEVGLSKEKFASKVMEMTELQDKIHQLEASTFEHENEILILKDSLRLLEEALIAARSELRDKISELEQTEQRVSSIREKLSIAVAKGKGLVVQRDGLKQSLAETSSELERCLQELQLKDSKIQEVETKLKTYSEAGERVEALESELSYIRNSATALRESFLLKDSVLQRIEEILEDLDLPEHFHSRDIIEKIDWLARAAAGNSVPLLEEIGWQGEKSSAGGGSYSDAAFVVSDAWKDDVQPSSSSGDDLRRKFEELQNRLYGLAEQNEMLEQSLMERNNLVQRLEELLDRIDMPLPFRSVEPEDRIEWLGKALSEAQHDRNSFQQKIDNFENYCGSLSADLEDSQHRVSDLEADLEAVTQEREHLSERLEILTNEHEKLSSKTAEFELEKKRLQNEVDGLKEKLIEKLGNEEQIASIEGKIRRLQDLVSDALQESGPKDLVSGSDIHCLEELLRKLIENYGILSSMNPVLGDVADRQHAENADATLAEARSIDTLDSREPNIAVLKKELEEAMCELVHEREEKDRYMDKQQSLVCEVEALSRKRDELQELLSQEEQKSASVREKFSVAVRKGKSLLQQRDGLKQTIEEKNTEVEHLKSEITHRENALAEYEQKFRDLSTFPGRVEVLESECLVLRNQLTEAEHYLHEKGHVLSMLLNTLNGIDVGDDVSSGDSVERLELLGKLFSDLRSAVACSDQELRKSKRAAELLLAELNEVQERNDVLQEELAKAANEVAELTKERDLAEAAKLEAISRLEKLSTVRSEERKNQLSEFMGIKSGLNQLRKGFRDANYLLADVFSKDLEYLHNLEVGIESCLKANNGEQVAVPLFRGSDAIISSSLDNKEMDSWSDSERHGHFDENVVFELCHFVAHHLHEFLTEIGDLKEKLSKHSVSLHEQDSSLSKLVAIVHGEMTSQKESFEAMKRDIVRIESIEKEKDMELILLRRNIAVLYEACASSVMEIENRRVDLVGNIMAAADLGLNLKSTTFTEGELSFSGQAHFSSEESIRTMADRLVLAVRDFASLKAETVVGNQKEMKMTIANLQKELHEKDIQKERICMELVTQIKEAEAAATSYSLDLQSSKTQVHDLEKQVEVIEGERNLLEQRVKELEDTQAASTELQDRVRSLTGVLAAKDQEIEALMQALDEEEVQMEDLTNKIEDLEKVVQQKNLDLKNLEGSRGKALKKLSVTVTKFDELHHLSESLLAEVEKLQAQVLDRDAEISFLRQEVTRCTNDVLVASQMSSKKTLDEIHEFLTWFDSMIAQVGVHDVHLDDKNSSDVHEHKEILQKKVMSIISELEDLLAVAQSKDALLQVERSKVEELTCKEEFLEKSLREKESRLNLLEGVGDSERATSMTSEILEVEPMINKWTVPATSIAPQVRSLRKGNNDQVAIAIDMDPGSSGRLEDEDDDKVHGFKSLATSRIVPRFTRRVTDMIDGLWVSCDRALMRQPALRLGIIIYWAILHALLATVVV